Proteins encoded by one window of Panicum virgatum strain AP13 chromosome 7N, P.virgatum_v5, whole genome shotgun sequence:
- the LOC120683681 gene encoding F-box protein SKIP19-like: MAVAEVEARDWAEMPSDALAAVFGKLDVAEILTGAGLVCRAWCRLAATDPTLWRRVDMCHQGDLLEAEEVEAMARAAVDRATGTMEAFWADTFVTDDLLRYISQRQSVVLTVNCMLTTNNLDGLSYLPTILTDYHIG, encoded by the exons ATGGCTGTGGCAGAGGTCGAGGCCCGTGACTGGGCAGAGATGCCGTCGGACGCGCTCGCTGCCGTGTTCGGGAAGCTGGACGTGGCCGAGATCCTGACGGGAGCCGGGCTGGTGTGCCGCGCGTGGTGCCGGCTCGCCGCCACGGACCCCACGCTGTGGCGCCGTGTGGACATGTGCCACCAGGGGGACCTCCTGGAGGCTGAGGAggtggaggccatggcgcgcgccgccgtcgaccgtGCCACGGGCACCATGGAGGCGTTCTGGGCCGACACCTTCGTCACCGACGACCTCCTCCGATACATCTCTCAGAG GCAATCGGTGGTTCTCACTGTGAATTGCATGCTTACCACAAACAATCTAGACGGATTATCTTATCTACCTACAATCTTGACGGATTACCACATCGGATGA